TTGCTAAACTGTCACCGGGAAACCGGTGCCAGGGTTCGAATCCCTGTCTCTCCGCAGATGTTTTATCAGATTAAATCAGAAAAAGATTTGATAAAATTAATTGAAATATTGCAGAGAATAAATTCTGATTATCTTTGCACCGCCTTTAAGGCTTCGGGGTGTAGCGTAGCCCGGTTATCGCGCCTGGTTTGGGACCAGGAGGTCGCAAGTTCGAATCTTGCCACCCCGACAAGGAGATGAGTTTCATCTCCTTTATTTTTTTAATACTAGGTCCCGTAGCTCAGCTGGATAGAGCAACTGCCTTCTAAGCAGTAGGTCTTTGGTTCGAATCCAAACGGGATCACAAAGTAGAGTGAGAGCAATCTCGCTCTTTTTTTTGTCGAAGCGGATAGAGCATCCCGACTTTTCGTCGGGAAGGTCTTTGGTTCGAATCCAAACGGGATCACACAAAAAAGAGTGAGAGCAATCTTGCTCTTTTTTTTTGTCGAAGCGGATAGAGCATCCCGACTTTTCGTCGGGAAGGTCTTTGGTTCGAATCCAAACGGGATCACAAAGTAGAGTGAGAGCAATCTCGCTCTTTTTTTTGTCGAAGCGGATAGAGCATCCCGACTTTTCGTCGGGAAGGTCTTTGGTTCGAATCCAAACGGGATCACACGAAAGAGTGAGAGCAATCTTGCTCTTTTTTTTGTCGAAGCGGATAGAGCATCCCGACTTTTCGTCGGGAAGGTCTTTGGTTCGAATCCAAACGGGATCACACGAAAGAGTGAGAGCAATCTTGCTCTTTTTTTTTGTCGAAGCGGATAGAGCATCCCGACTTTTCGTCGGGAAGGTCTTTGGTTCGAATCCAAACGGGATCACCAAAAGTGAGAGCAATCTTGCTCTTTTTTTGTCGAAGCGGATAGAGCATCCCGACTTTTCGTCAGGAAGGTCTTTCTGGTTCGAATCAAACGGGATCACACAAAAGAGTGAGAGCAATCTTGCTCTTTTTTTGTCGAAGCGGATAGAGCATCCCCGACTTTTCGTCGGGAAGGTCTTTGGTTCGAATCCAAACGGGATCACACAAAAAAGAGTGAGAGCAATCTCGCTCTTTTTTTTGTCGAAGCGGATAGAGCATCCCGACTTTTCGTCGGGAAGGTCTTTGGTTCGAATCCAAACGGGATCACAAAGTAGAGTGAGAGCAATCTCGCTCTTTTTTTTGTCGAAGCGGATAGAGCATCCCGACTTTTCGTCGGGAAGGTCTTTGGTTCGAATCCAAACGGGATCACAAAGTAGAGTGAGAGCAATCTCGCTCTTTTTTTTGTCGAAGCGGATAGAGCATCCCGACTTTTCGTCGGGAAGGTCTTTGGTTCGAATCCAAACGGGATCACCAGTAAAATCAAGCCTTTCGAAAGAAGGGCTTTTTTGTTTTTTGGGATTTTCACTTTTTTGCGCCCTAGGTCTTTGGTTCCCTGCCTGTCTGCATGGCTGAAATAAATAAATTCTAATAACAGACAGGCAGGCATCCTTCTCCAACCCCAAATCCATCAAATATTCATCCAAACGCATCAATAATTTTTGAAGTTAATTGCCTTTTCAAAGTACCCAAAATTTCCCTACCTTGCACTATCTGAAAAAACCAAAACATGCCGCAAGCTTTTATAAATACTGGTGAAATTTTGAGTGGTGGTTTTTTCGATACTTACTAAACTGCCCCACAACATCCGGCATCGTCTCCAGAAATTTATTTCATAACGGGTTCATCTGTATTCACTTGGGTTTATCTTTGATTGCTAAAAAGGTGCATTCAGTTATTTTAACATGACCAATGTTCATCTCGTTAAATGTCAAAAAAAATAAATTCATGACTAATAAAAAATCACCGACAACACCAGTGGACAAGTTGTATAAATCAGTTAAACAAATAATTGATCAGGCAAGAGGCAATGTCTATCGGGCTGCAAACTTTGCAATGGTTCAAGCCTATTGGCAAATTGGAAAACTCATAGTTGTTGAAGAGCAGAAGGGAAAAAAGCGAGCGGATTACGGTGATGAACTAATAAAAAAACTTGCTTTAAGGTTGAGTGTTGAATTCGGTAAAGGTTTTAACGACCGAAATTTGTGGTACATGAAACAGTTTTATTTGTGCTGGCCAAAAGTGAACGCACTGCGTTCAGAATTATCCTGGACCCATTACCGGCTTCTTTTAAAGGTAGAAACTGAAGATGCAAGAACCTTCTACATGAATGAATGCATTGATGCAAATTGGAGTACACGAACTCTTGAAAGACAGGTGAACAGCCTGTATTTTGATCGCATGATAATGACTCCAGCTAAAAAAGCAAAAGCCCTGGTGAAAAAGGAGGCGGACAGTAAAACTCAAGTGATGCGTCCATCAGACATCATTAAAGACCCGTACGTACTGGATTTTCTGAATTTGAAACCAAATGCTGCTTTTTACGAACAGGAGCTGGAACAATCTATCATTGATAAGTTACAAGAATTTTTACTGGAACTTGGTAAAGGATTTTGTTTTGTTGCACGACAATATCGGCTGACCGCCGGACCGGGAAAACATTTCTATGCTGATTTGGTTTTCTACAATTATATACTGAAATGTTTTTTAGTAATTGATTTAAAAACAGGCGAACTTACACATCAGGACATCGGTCAAATGGATATGTACGTTCGCTATTTTGAAGACAAGGTAAAACAAAACGACGACAACCCAACCATTGGTCTGATCTTATGTACAGAAAAAAATAAAACCGTGGTAAAATATAGTCTTCTCAATGAGAGTAAACAAATTTTTGCATCTCGTTACAAAACTTATTTACCATCAGAAAAACAACTTCAACAAGAAATTAAACGTGAACGTGAACTGGCAGAAACAGAAAAATATCTCAGACTAAAATCCGCAAGAAAATAAAATATCAAGACAGGTTCTTTCACCTTGAACGGCGGATAAGGAGAGAACGAATTTTTCTCTCCATACCCGAATGAAATGAAAATATTTCTGCAGAAAATAATTGCATGAAATTTTGATGATTGCTCACACATACGATGAATAGATGCTGAAATTAATTTGAATGTAATCGGTTTTTCAAGGTCACATCAAATCATGCGAAAAGAAAATATAGAACGAAAAATAGGCATTCTTTATCAGTTTTTGATTCTATGCTTCCAGGGAAACGAGTAAATGCACAAACCATACGCAGCAGTGTGATTGCAAACTGGCTAAATTATTACCGCATTCCCTTGTCAGACGTGCAATTGATGGCAGGTCACCGGTGGCCAACTACCACACAAAAGTACGTGCAGACAGACAAGCTGAAAAAAAGAGACGCCATTAACCTTGTACACCCGATGGAATCTATGTTTACAAAAGACGGCGCAATACATTGAGCTAATTATACCATTAGCCAATATAATTTAGTCTAAAAAGAGCATAATAAATATTTGAAGGAACAAATTTTCTTTACTGTTTTTGTTGTAATTATTCTCCTCACAACCTTGGCTAAGTGTTTGCCCAATTGATCGATGGTATTAAAGGATTTGCAAACGAACTCTTGTTTGAGTTGCCACCAAATTTTCTCGGCGGGGTTTAGTTCTGGACTATAAGGCGGCAGAAAAATTAAAATGATATTCTCGGGTATGATTAGTTTCTTTGCCTTATGGAAGGCTCCATTGTCAAGCACGATTAGTTTAAGTTCTTTTGGATTCTGCTTTGATAATTTCTTGAATAAAATATTGAAAGCAATCTGTATTACAATAAGGCAGTTCCAACAAAAGCTATCTCCATTTATTGGTGAGAATGCTCCATATAGGTATGTGTTTTCGAATTTGTGTTGATAAGTACAAACGGGTTTTACCCCTTTGCTGTTAGAACCCGCCCTGTTCTTGTGAGTAGTCCAAATCGACTCTCATCCTGCAATAAATATTAATGCTTTTATAGCATCCCAATAGTGGTTTTTACTTTGTCTTTACAGATTCGTTTGAAGTTTTTTTAAAAGTAGCAACCGCTTCTTTATCCTTTTAATATGACTCTTGCGGGGTACTTTTAACGATGCGCCAAAGTGCCTTTTAACATAATGACGCAAGCTGTTGTAATTAACTCCTTTAATAAAATTATTTTCCACCCACGCATGTAATTGTTTGTAGCTTGAAAATGCGGCATCCTCTGAACAAAGCTTCAATTTAATTTTCTTATGCACAGACTTACTTATTATGGAGGGCTTAAATCCAATTCTACCATCCTTTAATAATTCGGATATACCGCCCTTTTGATATTTAGTCCGCCATGTCTGAATACTGTTGTGATTTACACCTATCAGTTCCGCTAATTCATTCTTGCCTAATGCTCGATCAGAACGCTTGATCTCAATAAGCATTTTTATTTTCGGACCGTGGTGGTCTGCAGATTTTTTTAAGAGACTTCTTAAGTCCTTAAGCGATTCTTTCACCGTAATAGAGAGTGCATTTGCCATACCTCAAATATATAGCATATATACATTAGTCTAATATAGTTCAAGAAAAGATATTGACAATTTACTTGTTAATATCAGACTATTCTATAATAGCTAATGGTATTATTAACAATACTGTCAAAAAACACTGCAACACTTCCGCCTTAGTCCTGCGTGGCTTGGAGCTAAGTGTTGCAGTTTTTCAGTGTTGCACGGCACCTTTTTAAGTGTTGCAGTGTTGCAGGTATGTGCCCTGGTTTATTTTTTTCTGGCACTCAATTATCAAAAAATGCATACCCACCAAGCGATGCAAAACTTTTCCGAAACATATAAATGATGCGATTAAAAATTCGGTGATTGATTAAATTTTCATAAATTGCCTATCGAAAGAAAAAACAAAATGTCGGCAGGCCTTGGAAATATTGAAAAATCGTTACTCAGTGGTTATCGCTACTCCTTCCAAGGCCAAGAAAGCGATGACGAGATAAAAGGCGAGGGAAATTCAATCAATTACACATACCGCATGCATGACCCAAGAGTGGGGAGGTTTTTTGCGGTTGATCCGTTGGCGGGGTCGTTTCCTTGGAACAGTGTTTATGCATTTTCAGAAAATAGAGTGATTGATGGAATAGAATTGGAAGGGCTAGAGGTACAAACGTGTAATTTAAGCGGCAACATAAATGCACCATTCTATTTAACTGTAATAGGAATGCATTCAGCCAACAGAGGCTACGTAACCCCAGGAGTGGCTATTGATGACGCAACCAATAATGATATCCACTCTAAAGTATCAAACCCTAATGGCTACCTGGACGGTATACATGCAGCAATTGGTGCAACCAATGCAAGTGAATTACAAAAACAAAATGAGTATCCCGTTTTCGTCCTTTACAGTTGTTTAGCAGGAAAAGAATACCTTGATGCCAACGGTCAAGTTTGGTCATCAATTGCGCAAGATTTTTCAGTTGATGTTGATGGAAGCGGACCACTGGGTGGTGGAATTGTAATTGCATCGGATTCACCAATCGTCGGCGTTAGTACAAGCAATCGGGGTGCACCGAGTAAAATGGTCGACTGTAATGATCCAAATGGTTGCAGCTATGAAGAAGGGGCAGAAACAGTGCCCGGAAGCTGGTTGGTATATAAAGATGGAGTATTAGTAGGTGCTTATGCTTCAACATGGACTCCAACATCAAGCTGGAGACTTGAAACCATGAGCGCGGAGAATCGTGTAACCTACACCGTAACTAATTCCGAAGGTTTAAATTGGAGTGGTGGGATTGGTAATGGGCCGTATCAAAAAGGTCAATTATTAGAAGGAGAAACTTTCCAACTTACAGGCAACGTCCAAGGGGGATATATGGAGTTTTTTACTCCTGATGGAACTACTGGATGGATTTCAACTGAAAACACAAATAACACAAATTTTGTTACTCCTTACAGCGTGACATCTAC
This genomic stretch from Crocinitomicaceae bacterium harbors:
- a CDS encoding DUF1016 family protein is translated as MTNKKSPTTPVDKLYKSVKQIIDQARGNVYRAANFAMVQAYWQIGKLIVVEEQKGKKRADYGDELIKKLALRLSVEFGKGFNDRNLWYMKQFYLCWPKVNALRSELSWTHYRLLLKVETEDARTFYMNECIDANWSTRTLERQVNSLYFDRMIMTPAKKAKALVKKEADSKTQVMRPSDIIKDPYVLDFLNLKPNAAFYEQELEQSIIDKLQEFLLELGKGFCFVARQYRLTAGPGKHFYADLVFYNYILKCFLVIDLKTGELTHQDIGQMDMYVRYFEDKVKQNDDNPTIGLILCTEKNKTVVKYSLLNESKQIFASRYKTYLPSEKQLQQEIKRERELAETEKYLRLKSARK
- a CDS encoding transposase encodes the protein MWTTHKNRAGSNSKGVKPVCTYQHKFENTYLYGAFSPINGDSFCWNCLIVIQIAFNILFKKLSKQNPKELKLIVLDNGAFHKAKKLIIPENIILIFLPPYSPELNPAEKIWWQLKQEFVCKSFNTIDQLGKHLAKVVRRIITTKTVKKICSFKYLLCSF
- a CDS encoding helix-turn-helix domain-containing protein, encoding MANALSITVKESLKDLRSLLKKSADHHGPKIKMLIEIKRSDRALGKNELAELIGVNHNSIQTWRTKYQKGGISELLKDGRIGFKPSIISKSVHKKIKLKLCSEDAAFSSYKQLHAWVENNFIKGVNYNSLRHYVKRHFGASLKVPRKSHIKRIKKRLLLLKKLQTNL